cccggcccctcCACAGGCCGGGCTCGGCCCCTCACGGGCACGCCACGCCCCGCCGCCTTGCGCAGGCGCGGCGCCGCCCTCCCTGCGGGAAGCGGAAGCGGTGCTCGGGTCAGTGCcaggcggcggggccggggcccgGGGACTCCCCGGGactgggccgggccgggcggagcggggcggggtGCCGGGTCCCGGGGTCCCGGTCCCGGGGTGCGCGGGCAGCGCGGTCCAGGAGCCTTACGGACTCCGGGGCGGGGGACTCGGCCCTGCGGGGGCTGCACGCAGCGGCCCCCACACCCTGCGAGGTCCTTTCTAAGCCAGACTGTGATTAAAGAGGGTGGCATTCAGAACTCGATCTTTAACTGATAGGTTTCGGGAATGATTTTAAAAGCTGTCTAATCACTGTAGTTTGTAAACTCACTTTCCTTTACCTTTTGAATACCATAAGCTTGTatatttcttaataaaaaaacaaaatctgtcCTCGTTTTTCTTGTATTGTGTTCTTCTCTATGCGCTATTAACCTGAAATCTCCCTCACTGGGGATACTCAAGAACCGTCCAAACGCaatcctgtgctgtgtgctctaggatggccctgctggagcaggcagtTTGGACTCGTGGTTCCTTCCAGCCTTACTCATTCAGTGTGAATGAATGAGTGAATTTTGTTTGGTCATACTTACCAGAATTTTTTGGTACTTATATTTTTCACTGATATAAAAGCCAGAagtggaagggaaaatgaatgACTACCTATGTTCGGTTTGCAGAGGGGATGTAAACTCTTTCAAATTGTTAAAAGCTGGCATACAGCAATGAACTATcagcaaatgcagaaaaataacagtTCTGTTTCCAAGCAGCTTTTAAAAGTATTATTGTAGAACTTCATTGTTTTCCAGTATTGCATCTTAGgacattgtttttatttcttttctttcagactgcTGTGAGTTTTGGAGATCAGCCATGGGTGTTAGAGGCTTGCAGGGATTTGTGGCAAGAGTATGCCCACATGCGTGCCAAACGGTAGATCTGAGACAAATGGCAGAAAAGCATCGCACTGATCATCCTGACTGCCCACCTGTTATCGTGGTAGATGCCATGAGCTGTGTTAGACGCTGGTACACTCCAGAATCCTGGGTGTGCGGTGGCCAGTGGCGAGAGTACCTTGCTGTTTTAGAGGATTTTATCAATGCTTTTATGGCAGCTGGTATCAAGTTGGTGTTTTACTTTGACGGGGTggtagaagagaaaaagagagatgaGTGGATCAAACGGAGGATGAAGAATACTGAGGAAATAGCCAGATTATTTCAGTTTATCAAGACTTACAGGATACAGCCAGGGAGAGAAATGTTTGttcttccttcagctctgcCTACTTTTACACGTTATGCCCTGAAATCCCTCGGTCAGAAAACAGTCTGCACGTTGCAAGAGGCAGACTTTGAGGTGGCTGCATATGGTTTGCAGCACAAATGTATAGGAATTCTGGGGCAAGATAGTGACTACCTCATCTATGACACATGTCCCTACTTTTCCATTGAGAACCTCTGTTTGGACAGACTGGTCACTGTTATGTACTCTCGAGAAGTCCTTTGCCGTGTGCTGGGTATTAGTTTGACACACCTTCCTCTCTTTGCATGCTTGCTTGGCAATGATATTGTTCCAGAAAGCATGTTGGAAGGATTTTGGAACAAATGTTTAACCAAGAGTCACCACAGGAACTGCAGCTACAGCAGAAGAGCAGACATACTGCTGTCTGTAGCAAATTACATCTCAAAAATTCCATGCTCTTACAGCAGCCTGAAAAAGTTGGAAGAGATTCTACCTCTGGGATCAGACAAGACATTGCTCTGCAGAGGAGTGAGCTCCTACCTTTTGCCTGGGCAGCAGTCTCCATGGGTTCCTCACAATGAAACAATTTGTCAAATGTTATCCCTTCAACAACAATCACCTCTCTGTCAAGATAAAGAAATCTTTCAGGtaacttattttttaaacctTAATGATCACTTCATTGCCATGACTAGTTAATGGAAGTTAGTAATGGGTACATCAATCCTATAGATTTCAATTTGCTTGTGCAAGAATCTTTTGTCTGTTAAGTAGAGCTCCAGTTATGATTATTGCATGCATTAATATGATCACAGATGCAGCACATTTAATAAAATGTAGTTTCTCTCATTTTGGAATGGTAGCTAGGTCACGTAatggggagcagctcctgtctAGGTCAGCACCTGGACACAGAAACATACTTCCCATGTATTATATGATTTCCCATGTTAATATAATTTGTGTATTGACTTGGTTTTTACTTTGAGAACCCACAGGTCAGCCATAAGCTGTTCAGTGATCTGCTTGGCTGTGCCTTGCAGTGGAGGTATCAAAGGTAGCTGCGCTAAGAATGCAGAAGTTGAAATTGCTTGTGGTGGAGACATGGAAACTCCTGCAGAATCATGTCGTAGAGTTATagaatggttggggttgggACTAAAGATAACCTAGTTCcaaagccctgccctgagcagggagacttccattagaccaggttactcagagccccatccaacctggcctttaatacttccagggatgatcCAGCTCTTCTCTTGCCAACCTctgcctcaccaccttcacagcaAAGGGCTTCttcttaatatctaatctaaacctactttcTGTTGGTTTAAATCCATTGCCCCTCATCCTGTCACTACACAcccttgtgaaaagtccctctccagctcttttgtAGCCCCCTTTAGGTATTTGAAGGCAGCTCTAAGGTgtctccagagccttctcttctccagttacacaactccagctctctcagcctgtcctcatagCAGACATattccagccctctgatcacgTTTGCAGCcctctggactcattccaacAGGTCAaagtccttcctgtgctggggatgtcagagctgggcacagcattCCAGGTAGGgtgtcaccagagcagagcagacgggGAGAATCCCATTCCTTGCCCTGCTGGTCACGCTGccttggatgcagcccagggttcagctggctctctgggctgttaGTGCATGTTGCTGGTCAAGCTCACAGGTCAAGCTGCTTACTCAGCAACACCCTAAAGCCCTTCTTAGagctgctctcaatccattctcCATCCAGCCTGTATTTGTGGTTAGGAATGCTCCAACCCAAGTGCGGGATCTTGTACTCGGCCCTGTTGAAGTTGCTGAGGTTTGCACAGGCCCACCTGTCCAGATTCCTCTGGGTGGATCCTTTTGCTCCTGCATGTGGATGGCACCACACAGCCTGGTGTCACCTTGCCAAGGGAGCACTTGATCTCActgtccctgttcctggcaATGATGTTAAACTGTGCTGGTCCCAGTATGACCCCTGAGGACACCGCTTGGCACTGGCCTCCCCTTGCACATCGAGCCATTGGCCACAGCTCTTTCAGTGCGACCATCCAACCAGTTCCTCATCTACCAAGAGGCCCATCTGTGAAATCCATGCTTCTCCAGTTAAGGGACAAGGATGTTGTACAGGACAGTGTCAAATGCAATTAGTCTGTATTTTTGGTTCGGGTTAAattctccttgttttccttgtCCCTGAATGACCCAAAAGCACTTCAATGTGTTTATTAATTCCCAAAGGGCAGGGGTGCAGTAGCAAGTTTTAGTTATGGCATCCCACATTGACAGGGATGCACTGATGTGGGGTATGGCAGATACGGTATGGCAGATTGAGTCACTCTGGGAAATTGGATATATTAGCTTAGGGTGGTGTACCTGGCTAATAGAAAATGTGCTACCTTGCATCAGAATTTATGGTACAACAGTAAGTCTAGAGTACAATTCTGTCAATTCGTGGCAATTAAGATAACAtattgagattttttaaaaaaatctatacaAGGAAGTGTATTTTAGACCCTATATTAGCCATCTGTTACTCCCTATTTTATTAGGTCCTTGTAGACTTCAAACAcagaagtttctttttctttctcttgcttATCTTGagcattttctttaaaactatttttgtttCCTCATGTTACTGTAAAGTAACAATATAATTTACATTTTGCTTTCTAAAAAGActataaaacattttataaCTGCATTGTAATGCAGTGCTCATTTCAGCTAAACTGTAGATATATTTGGGTTTTTATATTCACCACACACAGCTACAGTACATATCACTTTTTTACTGTTGTAGTTAAatagaagatattttaaaaaatcagcagCCATACATCATAATAAGGTGTTGAAACATCTCTTTCTGCTTGAAGTGCAAGGAATAAACAACCAGAATGCAATTATCTAGGTTGGATTATGGCCAGGACAATAGTGGCAATATCCGTATTCCTTAAGAGAATGTATTGTGTGGTCTTTATGACAAATGGTCATTATTTCTTGGCTTGGTCTTTAATTTGAAGGGTTGAAGTTCTGAAGCATCATGCTGAGCTACTGctctaataaaataataatgtttaGAAACTCCATTGAACAACGCTTCCCTGTTGCTACAAGAATCCTACATGAAGCCAATCCCTGGGCCAAGGAAATTACAGTCAAAATGTTAGACATGTTaacttctcttttgtttttgttacaAGTATTCAAATATTTGTATATGTAATGTGTGTGCTTTGCTTCATGTTTTGGAACCCATATGTAGTTCTGCTTACCTTGCACATTGTCTAAGCTTCATGTAAATGGCACACAAAGCTCAATTCCCACCATGAGGGCACAGCCTCATGTTGCTGTTTCTCTCAGAAGAGCATAACTTTCTAGCTGATTGTAGGTAtgaatcagaaatatttttcaagataCAGACATTGAATACAGCAGTACATTTGAAATCAGTTTGCAGTTTTTTTAGTACATAAGGATATGTAGCTTATTGGCAAATTGCAATAAGCTAGCGTTGTTGATGGTCTCATCTGGTTTCTGTGCAATAGTTCAGGGCTTCATTAAAATCATGCTtagaaatactttattttataCAAAAGTATACTTGATGGGATTACATTGTCTACACATATTAGGAATATTGAAGTATTTCTGGCACGGAAACCTTTAATTTATTGTATAAGTGCTCTGTTGATTGGCACTGTACACAGAAAATATGACATTTTAGTAGAATTATTTTTGATCACTAATTACCCAGTGAATGACTTCAGCTGTGACCTGCTGAGTTCCCAGGTTTGCAGATACTGGAATTCTGCAGAAATGAATTTGTTTCTGGCCAGTGGTCCAGTAACTCCTGGTGAAAGAATCTGTGGTAGCTTCCGCTGGATGGCACAACCCAAATAGTACAACTGGCACAACACATGAAGGGAATGTAGAGCAAAGAAACATCAGTGCCTGCTCACCATAGGGCACAGGTCCTGGAGAATTTGTTAGTGGCACCCCATGGAAATACTCACTCTGCTCAGCTGTTTAAACACCCCAGGTTTTGGTCTGGGGTTGTACAGTAGAAAGTCTGTCTGTGCACTTGACCAATCCAGATTGCCAGTGTTACTGGTTGGAATTCTGTGCTGATGAGCACAGAATGATGCTGAGAGCATCTTTGTTGCTTTCTCACCTAGGCTGTTCCAGACCAGCAGACCCTGCTGGTACTGAGGCTGCCTGTAGCCAGCTGCTGTAGCCAGATGTGTCTGCATCCAGTCATGGTTAATGTGCAGCCTGGGTGATGCTGttaattctgcttttcagcAACATGCCTGCAGACCTGGTTTTCCTCACTAGAGTACATGGCATTTCTTTTCACAGTGGAGAGCTATTGCAAAGTAAAAGTATGGTGAAATTAGGTATTCTAATTTTACCAGAATGTAAACTACACCAAGTCAGGTCAGGAAAGAAATACAGCTGTCTTATATAGTTCATCTTGTGATAAAATGGGAAGTTTGCATTTTGTCATGCCTTCACTCACTGTTTAAAGAAGGAAGATACATTTTCAGGTGACCAAAGGAGGGCAGCTATGCTAgaattcagaattaattttaagaaGAATTACTGTTGTTcaagcttttaaatttttagaaTTAAAGGAGGGGCTAAGAAAGGTAATGACAGTTTTCCTGGGGATTCCTCTCcacaaaaagatgaaaataaactATATTGGTGTTATCTGAAAAAGCACTTGTTCCCTCCCTGGCTATTCCCTCCATTTCTACTGATAAAGAAATATCTATTTCCTCAAACAGTGAATACATGTTGTTACTTTTTACTTATTCTTTACTTTGGAGATAATGCCTTCTTGCTTCTTTGAACTAACAGTTAGCTAAAGAACAGCATATCCAATCTGAAAATTATTCGATCTTCAATATCCTGAGTCATGGAGAGATTGAGTGCAGCAACTCCTTGGAAGATGACTTTGATAGAGAGATTCCTGGACAGGCACTTATCTACCGCCCTGCTCGTCAGCATATTTATTCTATCTTGCTGGAATCTGGAAAAGGTAAGGAATAAACCACTTACACCATTGTACTTTcaattttgaaatatgaaatCTTGAATTCATGGCTTTAGTGCCTTTATCAGCATTTAGGATAGAAAATGCATTTAGGATAAAAACTCCGAACAGCTGAAATGTAATTCTTATGGAAGTaagagaaaatgtgaaattgtGGGGCTTTTTCTACATGCTGCtccatttcagtgcttttaaagtgatgtttaaaaattggagcttttttccttgctaaaTGGGAAGTTGTGAAAGTTGTTAATGATCAAAAAATTGAGCAAAGCAATGGTCTTTGTGAGATTTTTGAGTTTGAAGGTGTATGAAACCTAATGTTCTTGGGTAAGTGTGGCTCTGGATGAATTAGTGAGTTGCAAAAACTTTTACAGAACAATAATTCACTGTTAAAGTTTTACCTTCTGTTGATTTTAAGTCTGCAGTTTTCAGAACAGTCAAATACAGTTACTGTAATAATACAAATGCAGGTAGTCATGCCAGCTATTATTAGTTCTTTCATCCAGGTTCTAGAAAATATGATTTCCTTATCCAGTGGTATAAACAGATTCGGTAGCAGGTACTTACATCTGTGCTTGCATTCATCTCCTTGAA
This window of the Ammospiza nelsoni isolate bAmmNel1 chromosome 3, bAmmNel1.pri, whole genome shotgun sequence genome carries:
- the FAM120B gene encoding constitutive coactivator of peroxisome proliferator-activated receptor gamma isoform X2 produces the protein MGVRGLQGFVARVCPHACQTVDLRQMAEKHRTDHPDCPPVIVVDAMSCVRRWYTPESWVCGGQWREYLAVLEDFINAFMAAGIKLVFYFDGVVEEKKRDEWIKRRMKNTEEIARLFQFIKTYRIQPGREMFVLPSALPTFTRYALKSLGQKTVCTLQEADFEVAAYGLQHKCIGILGQDSDYLIYDTCPYFSIENLCLDRLVTVMYSREVLCRVLGISLTHLPLFACLLGNDIVPESMLEGFWNKCLTKSHHRNCSYSRRADILLSVANYISKIPCSYSSLKKLEEILPLGSDKTLLCRGVSSYLLPGQQSPWVPHNETICQMLSLQQQSPLCQDKEIFQLAKEQHIQSENYSIFNILSHGEIECSNSLEDDFDREIPGQALIYRPARQHIYSILLESGKGGTCPSVKEWFVYFGNPLKQPDLIQPVQPSLTGGTPSLKTLWLAKGPDVEKQRYSTFLACFHLQDEMEELQALEAPVAGFCCLLAYLMMQVSSLSLEDLNAFLALVLCLKGKSAAQLKGLQLAQVDSRAVHLGAVLIRGLTTLLMANSACGFPFRMEDLMPWAVFDGKLFQEKYQKAHRGCSMEELLEGNESLYTPFQNLKSLICKICMAKNRTIQSRPRGNELEELLSAHGFSKEEQRDFNPRLQQPHRSHVVSPYHNQMREFTQRHLQSQGRGSGHPHGRRYHNPPQ
- the FAM120B gene encoding constitutive coactivator of peroxisome proliferator-activated receptor gamma isoform X1 — encoded protein: MGVRGLQGFVARVCPHACQTVDLRQMAEKHRTDHPDCPPVIVVDAMSCVRRWYTPESWVCGGQWREYLAVLEDFINAFMAAGIKLVFYFDGVVEEKKRDEWIKRRMKNTEEIARLFQFIKTYRIQPGREMFVLPSALPTFTRYALKSLGQKTVCTLQEADFEVAAYGLQHKCIGILGQDSDYLIYDTCPYFSIENLCLDRLVTVMYSREVLCRVLGISLTHLPLFACLLGNDIVPESMLEGFWNKCLTKSHHRNCSYSRRADILLSVANYISKIPCSYSSLKKLEEILPLGSDKTLLCRGVSSYLLPGQQSPWVPHNETICQMLSLQQQSPLCQDKEIFQLAKEQHIQSENYSIFNILSHGEIECSNSLEDDFDREIPGQALIYRPARQHIYSILLESGKGGTPSLKTLWLAKGPDVEKQRYSTFLACFHLQDEMEELQALEAPVAGFCCLLAYLMMQVSSLSLEDLNAFLALVLCLKGKSAAQLKGLQLAQVDSRAVHLGAVLIRGLTTLLMANSACGFPFRMEDLMPWAVFDGKLFQEKYQKAHRGCSMEELLEGNESLYTPFQNLKSLICKICMAKNRTIQSRPRGNELEELLSAHGFSKEEQRDFNPRLQQPHRSHVVSPYHNQMREFTQRHLQSQGRGSGHPHGRRYHNPPQ